Proteins from a genomic interval of Nematostella vectensis chromosome 5, jaNemVect1.1, whole genome shotgun sequence:
- the LOC5505962 gene encoding serine/threonine-protein kinase RIO2: MGKLNVSMVRYLSREDYRVLTAVEMGMKNHEIVPTPLVASIAALKHGGCHKLIKELVKHKLIAYDHGKVEGYRLTYTGYDYLALKALASRDIVYSVGNQIGVGKESDIYIVANEEDQQFALKLHRLGRTSFRKLKEKRDYLKKRSSASWLYLSRLAAMKEFAYMKALYDNGYPVPKPIDFNRHAVVMELVNGHPLCQVHNLNDPGAVYSDLMELIVKLASFGLIHCDFNEFNLMLNDKDQITVIDFPQMVSISHLNAQWYFDRDVQCIRDFFLRRFNYESELHPKFSDIKRMYDLDVEVSASGFTKDMEKCFEEEGAGELSQLRNQVDEEDQEGARSDEDGEDPVDEDVRQENKQTRDENQDNEKEPPKTTDLDTAGPLGATCTVSEDSEDSDLEDLSRVNKTHRPYRDITDDVTDQANDGDDVTEETHTLAPGASIDAAEVRNRVKRNLNKKQQRMRRTKRGEAGASTRSRRDNRDNVKQSMSALSSGW, from the exons ATGGGCAAGTTGAACGTGTCCATGGTGCGATATCTTTCGAGAGAGGACTATCGTGTTCTGACAGCG GTTGAAATGGGAATGAAAAACCACGAAATTGTACCAACACCACTAGTAGCATCAATTGCAGCATTGAAACATGGCGGGTGTCACAAACTCATCAAAGAGCTCGTCAAGCACAAGCTGATTGCCTACGATCACGGCAAAG TGGAAGGATACAGACTGACCTATACTGGCTATGACTACCTTGCCCTGAAAGCTTTGGCAAGTCGTGACATTGTCTACTCTGTTGGAAACCAGATTGGTGTTGGGAAAGAGTCAG ACATTTACATTGTTGCCAATGAGGAGGATCAACAGTTTGCCCTCAAGCTTCATAG GCTTGGTCGAACATCATTTCGcaaattgaaagaaaaaagagacTACTTGAAGAAGCGCTCCAGTGCATCATGGCTTTATCTTTCCCGTCTTGCTGCAATGAAGGAATTTGCATACATGAAG GCCTTGTATGACAATGGTTACCCGGTTCCCAAGCCTATTGACTTCAACAGACATGCTGTAGTCATGGAGCTAGTTAATGGTCACCCACT GTGCCAAGTGCATAACCTGAATGACCCAGGAGCTGTCTATAGTGATCTGATGGAGCTCATCGTAAAGTTAGCCAGCTTTGGACTTATTCACTGTGACTTTAATGAGTTTAACCTCATGCTGAATGACAAAGATCAAATAACTGTCATCGACTTCCCTCAGATGGTTTCAATATCACACCTCAATGCTCAGTG GTATTTCGATCGTGATGTGCAGTGTATTCGAGATTTCTTCCTCCGGCGCTTCAACTACGAGAGCGAGCTGCATCCCAAGTTTTCAGACATAAA GCGAATGTACGATCTGGATGTCGAGGTATCGGCTAGTGGTTTCACCAAAGACATGGAGAAATGCTTTGAAGAG GAGGGAGCGGGTGAACTGAGCCAACTTCGAAACCAAGTGGACGAAGAGGATCAAGAAGGGGCGAGAAGTGACGAGGATGGTGAGGACCCAGTGGACGAAGATGTCCGTCAAGAGAACAAACAAACGCGAG ATGAGAATCAAGACAACGAAAAAGAGCCACCAAAAACGACCGACCTCGACACCGCGGGACCGCTAGGAGCCACGTGCACCGTGTCTGAGGATTCTGAAGACTCGGACCTAGAAGACCTCAGCCGCGTCAACAAAACGCACAGACCCTACCGTGACAtcacagatgacgtcacagatcAAGCTAACGACGGCGATGACGTTACAGAAGAGACGCATACACTCGCTCCAGGAGCCTCCATAGATGCGGCCGAGGTTCGAAATCGAGTCAAAAGGAATCTGAACAAGAAGCAACAGAGGATGAGGCGGACCAAACGAGGGGAGGCTGGAGCGAGCACGAGATCGAGGCGCGATAATAGAGATAATGTAAAACAGAGTATGAGTGCTTTGAGTAGTGGTTGGTGa